The Polyangia bacterium DNA window CCGGCCGGGCTGGTCCCGTGATGGGTGGTCTGATCGGTGAAGACAAAAAACAACCTGGGCGGCTGTTCTTCCAGCACCGGCTCCAGGACCAGCGCGCGCTCGCCGACGGCGAAGTGGGCGATTCCCGGGACCTGGCGAGGCCCGCTCGGCCCGACATCCAGCTGATGAACGGTGGTGCGCGGCGGCTGGTAACGCTCGAAGCGCGCTTCGATCCGCCACGCTGGATCGATCGGGTAACAGGAAAGGCCGGTGAACGCCCGCAAGGCCGGCGATTCGGGATCCTTCACGCGCACGGCGAACACGTCGCCGCGTCGGTAGACCTCATAGGTGCGGCCGGCGTGGGCCAGCAAGGCCGAGCGCGCGCCCTCTTGTGGACGAAGCGCCTGGATGGTGGTGATCGGGCGGTCGTCGGAGGTGACGGCCTGACCGGGCTGGACGCGCACCTCGACCACGCCGTCGGCGTCCAGGGTCAGCGCGCCGAAGGGCAGCGGGTTTTCGCCCTGGTCCAACAAGATGCGATCGACCAGGGTCAACCAGCCGTCGGACGAGCGCAGCCGCGCCTCGCGTGCTTGACGCCACGATTGAACCGCTTTTTCATGCTGGGTCGAATCCATCCGCGCCAAGGATAGCGCCGCGGCGGCCAAAGCCGTGGCGAAGCGGGAAGAATTTCGGCTCTCCTAACATTCGAGTGGGTGTGAAACGGGCGTCTTGAAGACGGGACGGAGGATGAGCCCGGTGCAACAGAGGAAGATGAAGGCGATGAGGTTGCCGGCGTTGTGAAAGCCGTAGGCGCGGCGGGTAATCGTTCTG harbors:
- a CDS encoding DUF1684 domain-containing protein, giving the protein MDSTQHEKAVQSWRQAREARLRSSDGWLTLVDRILLDQGENPLPFGALTLDADGVVEVRVQPGQAVTSDDRPITTIQALRPQEGARSALLAHAGRTYEVYRRGDVFAVRVKDPESPALRAFTGLSCYPIDPAWRIEARFERYQPPRTTVHQLDVGPSGPRQVPGIAHFAVGERALVLEPVLEEQPPRLFFVFTDQTTHHGTSPAGRFLYADVPGSDDTVILDFNLAFNPPCAFTAFSTCPIPPASNRMPVAVTAGEKDYSIE